The sequence CCGGTGGTGGCCTCGACGCTGCGCTTGAGCAGCGACATGATGTCGATCACGTCCCCGCGCGCCTCGCCCACCTCGGGCACCGGCGACTCGTCGGGCTCGTTGGTCTGGCCGCTGTCGATGCGCCCCTGGATCAGGCCCATCAGGTCTTCGCGGTACGTGTCGTGGTACTTGTCGGGGGTCCACTCGGCCGTCATCCCCTCGACCAGGCGCTCGGCCATCTCGATCTCGCGGTCGTTGACGCCCAGGGCCTGCAGGTCTTCGCTTGGCACCTCCAGGTCGTCGGTGGCGCGGATCTCGTCGGCGTAGCGAAGGATCTCCAGCACCAGCACGTTGCCCTGGGGCACCACGGCCGACAGGTACTCGCGCGAGCGGATGACCACCTTGGCGATGCCCACCTTGCGGGTGCGCTTCAGGGCCTCGCGCAGCAGCGCGTAGCCCTTGGCGTTCTTGCCGGTGGGCGCCAGGTAGTACGGCTTGTCGTAGAACACCGGCTCGATGTCCTCGAGGTCCACGAAGTCGGTGATCTCGACGGTCTGCGTCTTTTCGGGGTTGGCCCGGAGCAGGTCTTCGTCGCTCAGGACGACGTAGTGGCCGCTCTCGTACTCGTAGCCCTTTACGATGACGTCGCTCTCGACCTCTTCGCCGGTGGCCTTGTTGTACTTGCGGTAGCCGACGGGCGAGAGGTTGCGGCGGTCGAGCTGACGGAAGCTCAGGTCGTTGGTCTTCTCGGCAGAGAAGAGGCCCACCGGAATGTGGACCAGGCCGAAGCTGATGCTTCCTTTCCAGATTGCGCGTGCCATCTCGTTGGCTCCTGGGTCAGATGGGACCTGACCTAAGCGCAATCCCTGAACCAATGCGTATAATATACATTATGTAAACTAGATCATGTGGAGAAGTGTGGATAACGGCGAAGGTGCTGTGGATTGCGGGATTTCCCCTGGTTGGGGGCGTTTCAGGCGGGAGATCGTGCCACAGGCGGTGCGTCGATCCGACACGAGAGTTCGGGACCGCGACAAC comes from Longimicrobium sp. and encodes:
- a CDS encoding Ku protein, with the translated sequence MARAIWKGSISFGLVHIPVGLFSAEKTNDLSFRQLDRRNLSPVGYRKYNKATGEEVESDVIVKGYEYESGHYVVLSDEDLLRANPEKTQTVEITDFVDLEDIEPVFYDKPYYLAPTGKNAKGYALLREALKRTRKVGIAKVVIRSREYLSAVVPQGNVLVLEILRYADEIRATDDLEVPSEDLQALGVNDREIEMAERLVEGMTAEWTPDKYHDTYREDLMGLIQGRIDSGQTNEPDESPVPEVGEARGDVIDIMSLLKRSVEATTGGAKDTDADEADEAERPAARAAKPAAAKAAAAPKPAAKAAAKPRKPAAASKPSPRSAAPAKPRASSSKKRKAA